TTTCAGCGGTGAGAGAACCTTGAAATTCACACATGATCGCAAATAGTTTTTCCTGGTACTGTTACATGACAAATTATAGAGtaacttctttttttatgcATTAGGTGCGTCACCCTGAGGAAACTTCTCATTTCTTCAGGACCTGTGGCTGTTGGCCACCTCCAGCTAGCCTTACAGTGGCAGTATGAGTTGTTGCGGAGTGTAAATCATTCCTCTGCTGACGATGCTACAAACGGACCAGCTAAGGATGTTCCAGACCTCACCAAATGTGAAAGTGGCAAGGATGCATCCTACCTACTCGGAACATCTTCAACTGCAGTTTCTGGGATGGTGTCAGCTGGGGGCAAACCCCCCTCCCTCAGCTCATTCGACTCGGGCTTTGATGGAGCAGGGAGCAGCCAGCTGGAGGcttggggagggagggaaggagcgGAAGGTCCGTCTAGATTAGCTGGGGCCAGAGATTCTGTGAGAACTGCCATGAGCCAGCCTCAAATCCACAAAGAATATATCTCCAGTGTCTCAGATTCTGAGGATCACAAAGAGGAGTTTGACTTTGGTTCTGTGGGAAACTCCTCCAGGGCAAGTATCCAGATAATTCCTAAGGTAACCGTGGAGTCCCTAAACCTTGAGATCAAGGTGAAGCGCTCAGCTGCGCTGCCCAACAATCCTTGGCTTAGCTTGCCAGTAGACGATCTGGAAAACTCGTACACTGTTACCATTACACAGACCCCAACGCCACAAAAGAGAGAACCACAATCCGTTGGttcctctgacctctgcatTAATACCAACCAGTCCAACAGGACCACACAGACGGAGGTGTTGACCAGCACACAGTCCAGAGGTCCACAGAGCAGGGACTGGATAGTACCTTCACAAAGCAGTCTGGAGGATCCTGAACTAAGTCCTATTCACAACATCCTCTCCAGCACCATTACCGATGGAAGAGACAAGTCCATCTGCACCACGGAGGGGATTCCCACTCTTCTTTGGGATTCTTATGACCTCCATGACCAGAATCAGGATTCTGTTGTTGGGTAATGCTTCTGTTTCAGAATTTGAATACCATTAGCctgtcaccttttttttttttttattattcatgctGGAGTTTCATCACATGTTCCAGTAGGCCATGACAGATTTGTTCCACCTGCACTTTGTCTGTACATGCCACTCTCTGCTTTGACATGTCAAAACCTCTGCCGTGAAAAGGACCATTACAGTTGCTAGGCTACGATTGGGCATTGGTGTTCAGGGGGAGGTGGTCAAAAGGCCAAGAGTTTTAGTCACATACTTCCCAGAAACGTTTAGTATGcgggaaaaacagaaacacaacagagcTGAGAGCATCTAGATGCTGCAGACTGCCATCACTGTAGCTCTCAGTGGAACTAACTGTAGTCAGCAATGGTCTGACATTACAGAGAGCTGTTTGTTGGATGTGGATGTCACAGGTATTGGTTTGTAGAATGTTGATAGTCAAACCAATCCTCCAGTACATATTACTAAGACCAAATGGCGCTTTTTTGTTTCCCCTCAGCTCAATCGATCTCTCCCTGGAGGACTGGgatgtgaaggagcaggagggtttgagggaggtggagaaggTCCTGGACAGAGCTGATGAAATACTGGAGGTAAGAAATGCACCGTTTGAGTAAAGGGGTGGATGATGAGTGCCAGTCAAATAAATGTCCTCTTctacagaaagaagaaaatgtccTGGCCCAGGAGGCTGTGCTGGATGCCCTTCTGAGGTCAGAGGACGGGCAGTTGCCGCTGTGGGACAGTGAGGACCACCGTGGTTTGGTACGTTAAGTATTAAGGAAAACCTCCATAAAGTGGCTAAAAGTTCAGTTACTAATCTGTGACCTTGGGCAGCGATAGAGAAGCAAACTGTGTTAAATTTAGTGCTTAATCAATTCAACTAAAgcttaataaaaatgtaaattgtaaGCGTGCAGTGTTTGTTCATTATGCTTTATCTGCTTGTGTTCATCTGTAAAGATGTCGTCTAGTGAGTTGGCTGAAGCTGGTGTTCTTGGCCTTGAGGATTACCTTGTCCCTCACAACCTCAGTGAAGCTGAATCAACAAGTGAAACTAAGGTTTCTGAAGGTGATGGGCGCTGCACTGAATCGGCCACAGGAACGGAGACGGTAGCATGTCACAGCAGGCCGGGCCTTCTGACGGAGCTGAGAGAAATCCACATTCTGGATGAGCTAATCGTAGAGGAGAACCTGAAAATCCATGAGCTCCGAAGCTGCAAAGAAGAACCCATTGAGGAACTCGCTGGTGGCAAACCCTCGGATGCAAACGGGCCGTCAAATATGTGCAAGGAGAGGGAGGCTTTTCGGTTGCAgctggaaaaggagaaaagggaggTGGATAAGCTTGAGAAGAGTTTGGACAAGGAGCGTAAAGTGAAGAAGCACAAGGATGGAGCTAGAAAGGTTGTAAAATGTTCTATAATGGAGAGCGCTAGAACTACAGATAATGGGGACCGAGCACTCTGTGATATTGTATCAGAAAGCTCTGACGGATCACAGAGAACACATTCTACATCTTTGGCCCCCCATGATTCCCAGGCTCAGGATACctgtaaaactgaaattattcaGGCAGAATTAGGTCTTGATGTTGTCAAAGAGTCTACACCACTAGACTCCCAAGATTCCCAATGTCAAGATTGCTCTGAAGCTGAGCCATTAGTATTTAATAGAACTACCATAATTACTGCCTCTGATCTGAAGGAACCTCCTGAAGAGATGGGGATCCAACCTCAGGGATGTGTCTGTTCGGAAGAATTGGACAGATGTGGCGAACACGCTGCCACGTGCAAACCAGAAGCTTCTTTAATGCCTGAAATGAGGCCTGACGATGGAGCATTTGACCCAGGTGGAAGGTCGCACCGTCCCCCTGCGCTTAAGCCAAGAAGGGCTTTGCTTCCTGTGAAGGACAACCTCCCAGAGCATGAAACTCCTCATTCCGCGGAGCCCCAGAGTCCAGCTCTGCCCCCAGTCGCTCAAGATCCTGGTATTACGCAACTCGATGTACAAGATAAACCACTTCCTACCCTGCCAGAGAATGTTAGTCCAGCGACCAGTCACAACTCGGTTCTCAGTCCAAATGTGaaagagcacagcagcagcaacaacaacaacaataaccaCACTCTCCCAGAGAAAGGCATGGTGTCATTAGACCACTTGTCTGAAACGACCACTAGAGATGAAGAGGATACATCCGAGGCACCTGCATGTTTGCGACGGGCAGATTTACACCAAGCAGAGGAAATGCAGACTTTATCTCCTGCAAATGAGTGCCCACAACGGCATTCGGCACCCCAGCTGCCTCCTGACCAGCACCTGGAGTTGGAGCCCAGTGCAAGAGATGAGCACAATGAAGATCGGCCCGATTGGGTTCAGAACTATGAGGCCATGAGGAGATCAACCTCTGGGTCACCTGGTGTTCAGGCCCAGTGTGGCATCAACATGAGAGAGGTACAACTATATACTGTAACATGTGGAGAGCCGTCATATAAACCTTTCAGTGTATCTCACATATGATGAATGAAACTTGGCCTCAGCCAAAGAGCAGATGTAGTTTTTGGCTCTTGAAGATCTAGTTCAGCTCTTTTCCTACTGACTGACATCTGCTCCACACATGACACTGATCTCAGATTGATGTCTATTTTCAGTGAAGTGAAATGTGACTAAAATCAATTTGAACGTGCCCGCTATATGAAATTCAATGAAACATGGTTCCATGTGCATCGCGTGAAAGTTAAAATGGCCTTGAAGCTTATTACCATTAAAAAGCAGATTTGATAAAGCGAACAACAGTGCTGGGGATGCACAGCTTTCTTTATGccttaattcatttatttgtcttaaTGTGACTACAGATGAGCGATTTCAAGACCCCCATAGTACTGGATACAGGCTCTGGTTTGATGAAAGCAGGATTTTCAGATCAAGACCTCCCAAACATTGTATTCCCAACGATTATAGGGATGCCAAAATACGGGGTAAGTGCATATTCTTCAAGTTTGACATGttctccacaaaaaaaaaaaaaaaccttccaaCAGTAATTTGGCTTTGCTTCTAGCCACCCTTTCTGATTTTGAGTTCTGTCTCGGCAGGAAATAATGAATGGTGACGTTGAAAGAGAGGCTTACATTGGACATGAGGCTCAGCACATGAGAGGAGTCTTGGCCTTGAAGCATCCCATAAAGAATGGGATCATACGTAACTGGGATGAAATGGAAAAGGTAAGTAGGAACGCTTGTGTTTATGCTAAGGGACTGTCAGAACTGCTTTATGTTTATATCCATGAGTGGATTAGTTCCAGTGGAACTGGGATATGTCTTTTGGTATCTGGGTGTTGTGGTTAATGGCATCTGACCTAATCATTTTTTGAATTGTTGTAATGTAAGAATAGTCTCATAACTGCTCTGAGATTGCAGTAAGTCAGCTAAACTCCTAATAACCACAAAAATATATATGGCAATAACTTGGTGCtagattattttctcagatgATTACAATGTACTAACCCTAAGCAGAGGGTACAAAAACCATTAAAGGATTACTGGAGTCAGGAAGTAGCACTTGGTGGTGTGTGGGTGGAAATGGAGTTAGCTGTTGCTTTtcgctgtttatttggcagcaCATGGTAAAGGTAAGTGTGAGCTTTTATGCAAGGGCAGTGTGCTATTAGGTATCAGTGCACTAACTGCCCATATTTGTGGAGAACCAGAATAAAAAGGTTTGAGTGTCTTACTCATAAATTGATTGTCTTGGTTTCAGATTTGGCATCACACGttccagcagctgtctgtggATCCGGAGGATCACCCCGTTCTGCTGACCGAGGCGGCGATGAACCCCTTGGAGAACCGCCAGCGCATGGTGGAGATCATGTTTGAGTGTTTCAGCGTTCCCTTCACTTATGTGGCCATGCAGGCAAAGTTGGCGCTGTACGCAGCAGGGAGAACGACCGGTAATTTGGTCATTTTATGTCTGAATGTATTTTAATTATGAATTTTATTGGATGGACACTTATGGTTAGATACTTGAATAAGTCATCAACTGGAAAAGTGTTCTTTcattaaaagtatttaataGCACTTTCTAATCTGTCTCATCATGGCATTTGtaaacagctgtaaaaaaaaaaaaaaaaagcaaccaatacattttctttttggcttttttatCCCTTTCTGTCATCGTAGGTGTGGTGTTTGAGTCTGGAGACGGCGTGAGCTACAGTGTACCTGTGTTTGAGGGGTACTGTCTGCCTCATGCAGTGCAGCGTTCCCCTCTTGCTGGTGTAGATGTTACAATGCATCTTAAAAAGGTATTCCCTACCTTCCCTACCAGTGATATTGATGGGCAACACTTCTAATTGCAGCGTGGTGAAGACATGGGGCTTAACATTGTAAGCcctaatgctgtgtgtgtagtGATCCCTTTAATATATCCGCTGGTAAAGTTGGAGCTCATTTTAGCCGACTACTGGGTAGCTTATAGTAATTTAAAGTGATTTATTAGTTGACTTGTATTTTATATGAATAGTCTGAATCTGAAAGTGACTGAAGTTGTCAAATACGTGGagtaaaaaagtacaatattggCTTCCAAAATGAAGTGGGGCAGAGGTATAAAAGTGACAATGAGCCTTCACTTTGTCTGAAAAGAGATAGAGATGGCACTGAATAATGGACTGCAGTGTCTGTTCAGACAAAGTAGGTCCTGTTGCTGATCTGCAGATCAATGCTCTCCATCGTCCACGTCCTCCTATAATACCTAAACCAACCGTGTCGCTGTGCCTGTGCTTGAAGCTCCTGCTGGAACAAGGGGTGTGCATGCGCACGACCGCAGAGATGGAGATAGTGCGGGAGATGAAGGAGAAGTGCTGCTGCGTGGCTCTCAACTATGAAGCTGAACTGAGTCAGGGGGGGTCGTCCAGCAGAGAGATGCATTACACCATGCCAGACGGCCAGATTGTCACACTTGGCACGGAGAGGTTCAGGTAACTGTCTGCACATCACGACCCGCTTTTAGATGGACACTCGATCCACTCAATGGGATCCTGAAGGAAATCTTTTTTGGAATGTTTTAAGAGTCAGACATGCTGGACAGAACTGTTTACCAAGAAATCCAGCATGTCACACTTTCTAAAACCAGTTAGAGAGCCATTAAATCCAAGTAGCTGTCTAAATGCCAGAATGTTGATTATTCAAGCATCTAGAAAGATTCTTGAATAATCAACCCCCAAACTAAATGTCAAACAACAACCAATCTGGCTGAAAAGACTCCACAAGTCTGGGGCTAAAATGGGGCTTGATCAGTGCCTGGCTTGTTGAATAATGTCAAATGCCAGCCCTTGTCCCGCAGGTACTGCACATGTCAAATTCTCGGGACAAACCAGCTGCCTTTTGTTAGAGCAGACTCCTCAAACAGGGCAACTGCCTCTTATAGCAGACTACTCTAACACTACTACTGCCTCCCCCCTCATCCAGGGCCCCTGAGATTCTCTTTAAACCTGAGCTGATTGGACGGGACCATTATGGGATACACGAGAGCATCTTCAAGTCAATCCTCAGCTCAGACATTGACCTACGGCGCTGCTTCCTGGGAAACATCATACTGTCAGGtaacagtcagtgtttgtcaGAGATGTTACACGACGGTGGGACGCCTCAGAGATGCACTCCAGCTGCACCAGTATATCAAAAGCAAAGCTTGTCACGCTTTGAGCTTTAATTGGATTTGGTCATGTTCAAACTAATTTgacctccacccccccctctctttctgaAGGTGGGAACACTCTGTTGGCCGGCCTGCCTGAGCGGCTCCAGGCTGAAATCAGAGGACTGGTTCCCACAGACATGGGGGAGAGCGTTCACGTCACCAGCCCCAAGGACAGAGACTTCTCCGTGTGGAGTGGAGGAGCGGTGCTGGCCAACCTGCCCACATTCAGCTCGGCATGGATCAGTCAGGAAGAATATGAGGAGTACGGACCACAGATTGTCTTCAGGAAGTGCTTCTGAGACGGACCGCTGTAAGGTGTGTACTGTACGCTGGACTCCCCTGTAATGTACCACTTCATTATACTTCAAGTGCAATACACAAACGGCTCCATATTTGTCCGTCtatgtattgatttttattactgagtttttttttttttgtttttctttcctcctcatcaTAGTGGATCCTGACCTGTGAGCTCTTACCTGACACCAGTGGGTTCATGTTGACCTGCTGCTTATTCTATGTCTTATCTACTGAGCTCCACCAACATGCAAGGACGAACGAACCCTTTAAACTGTTGTTACGTTTCCCACTTCGGGAATGTATTT
Above is a genomic segment from Pempheris klunzingeri isolate RE-2024b chromosome 18, fPemKlu1.hap1, whole genome shotgun sequence containing:
- the LOC139217972 gene encoding uncharacterized protein, producing MQTLSPANECPQRHSAPQLPPDQHLELEPSARDEHNEDRPDWVQNYEAMRRSTSGSPGVQAQCGINMREMSDFKTPIVLDTGSGLMKAGFSDQDLPNIVFPTIIGMPKYGEIMNGDVEREAYIGHEAQHMRGVLALKHPIKNGIIRNWDEMEKIWHHTFQQLSVDPEDHPVLLTEAAMNPLENRQRMVEIMFECFSVPFTYVAMQAKLALYAAGRTTGVVFESGDGVSYSVPVFEGYCLPHAVQRSPLAGVDVTMHLKKLLLEQGVCMRTTAEMEIVREMKEKCCCVALNYEAELSQGGSSSREMHYTMPDGQIVTLGTERFRAPEILFKPELIGRDHYGIHESIFKSILSSDIDLRRCFLGNIILSGGNTLLAGLPERLQAEIRGLVPTDMGESVHVTSPKDRDFSVWSGGAVLANLPTFSSAWISQEEYEEYGPQIVFRKCF